One window from the genome of Mauremys mutica isolate MM-2020 ecotype Southern chromosome 4, ASM2049712v1, whole genome shotgun sequence encodes:
- the KAT8 gene encoding histone acetyltransferase KAT8 isoform X1: MATEPGGAGGGGGSSPGPDPLRGAGGEEEREADGRGAAQPRPRPRPPSPGPLREAEVTVEIGETYLCRRADGTWHSAEVIQSRLNEQEAREEYYVHYAGFNRRLDEWVDKNRLALTKTVKDAVQKNTDQYMNELSEQPERKITRNQKRKHDEINHVQKTYAEMDPTTAALEKEHEAITKVKYVDKIHIGHYEIDAWYFSPFPEDYGKQPKLWICEYCLKYMKFEKSYRYHLGQCQWRQPPGKEIYRKNNISVYEVDGKDHKIYCQNLCLLAKLFLDHKTLYFDVEPFVFYILTEVDRQGAHIVGYFSKEKESPDGNNVACILTLPPYQRRGYGKFLIAFSYELSKLESTVGSPEKPLSDLGKLSYRSYWSWVLLEILRDFRGTLSIKDLSQMTSITQNDIISTLQSLNMVKYWKGQHVICVTPKLVEEHLKSAQYKKPPITVDSICLKWAPPKHKQAKISKK, encoded by the exons ATGGCGACGGAGCCGGGCGGGGCAGGCGGTGGCGGCGGGAGCTCCCCCGGGCCGGACCCGCTGCGCGGGGCGGGCGGCGAGGAGGAGCGGGAGGCCGACGGGCGGGGAgcggcccagccccggccccggccccggcccccgagCCCGGGGCCGCTCCGCGAGGCCGAGGTCACCGTGGAGATCGGGGAGACCTACCTGTGCCGGCGGGCGGACGGGACCTGGc ACTCGGCCGAGGTAATCCAGTCACGACTCAACGAGCAGGAGGCACGGGAGGAATACTACGTGCACTATGCTGGAT TCAACCGGCGCTTGGATGAGTGGGTTGATAAGAACCGGCTGGCCCTCACCAAGACAGTCAAAGATGCGGTGCAGAAAAACACAGACCAATACATGAACGAGCTGTCCGAGCAACCCGAGCGTAAGATCACCCGCAACCAGAAGCGCAAACATGACGAGATCAACCATGTTCAGAAG ACCTACGCAGAGATGGATCCCACCACAGCTGCGCTGGAGAAGGAGCATGAGGCG ATCACCAAGGTGAAATACGTAGATAAGATCCACATCGGCCACTATGAGATCGACGCCTGGTATTTCTCACCCTTCCCGGAGGATTATGGGAAGCAGCCCAAACTGTGGATCTGCGAGTACTGCCTGAAATACATGAAGTTCGAGAAGAGCTACAGGTACCACCTA GGCCAGTGCCAGTGGAGGCAGCCGCCGGGGAAGGAGATCTACAGGAAGAACAACATCTCTGTCTATGAAGTAGATGGCAAAGATCACAAG ATTTACTGCCAGAACCTGTGTCTCCTGGCCAAGCTCTTCCTAGACCACAAGACCCTCTACTTTGATGTTGAGCCCTTTGTCTTCTACATCCTCACCGAGGTCGACAGGCAGGGCGCCCACATCGTCGGCTACTTCTCCAAG GAGAAGGAGTCTCCAGATGGGAACAACGTGGCCTGTATCCTCACCCTGCCGCCCTACCAAAGACGGGGCTATGGCAAGTTTCTCATCGCTTTCA GCTACGAGCTGTCTAAGCTGGAAAGCACGGTGGGCTCCCCAGAGAAGCCCCTCTCGGACCTGGGCAAGCTGAGCTACCGGAGCTACtggtcctgggtgctgctggagaTCCTGCGGGACTTCCGAGGGACCCTGTCCATTAAAGACCTCAG CCAGATGACCAGCATCACTCAGAACGACATCATCAGCACGCTGCAGTCCCTCAACATGGTGAAGTActggaaggggcagcacgtcatCTGCGTCACGCCCAAGCTGGTGGAGGAGCATCTGAAGAGCGCCCAGTACAAGAAGCCTCCCATCACAG
- the KAT8 gene encoding histone acetyltransferase KAT8 isoform X2 — MATEPGGAGGGGGSSPGPDPLRGAGGEEEREADGRGAAQPRPRPRPPSPGPLREAEVTVEIGETYLCRRADGTWHSAEVIQSRLNEQEAREEYYVHYAGFNRRLDEWVDKNRLALTKTVKDAVQKNTDQYMNELSEQPERKITRNQKRKHDEINHVQKTYAEMDPTTAALEKEHEAITKVKYVDKIHIGHYEIDAWYFSPFPEDYGKQPKLWICEYCLKYMKFEKSYRYHLGQCQWRQPPGKEIYRKNNISVYEVDGKDHKIYCQNLCLLAKLFLDHKTLYFDVEPFVFYILTEVDRQGAHIVGYFSKEKESPDGNNVACILTLPPYQRRGYGKFLIAFSYELSKLESTVGSPEKPLSDLGKLSYRSYWSWVLLEILRDFRGTLSIKDLSQMTSITQNDIISTLQSLNMVKYWKGQHVICVTPKLVEEHLKSAQYKKPPITGKAPSSSPAANAGIAHPSLKCDRSGAGRAG; from the exons ATGGCGACGGAGCCGGGCGGGGCAGGCGGTGGCGGCGGGAGCTCCCCCGGGCCGGACCCGCTGCGCGGGGCGGGCGGCGAGGAGGAGCGGGAGGCCGACGGGCGGGGAgcggcccagccccggccccggccccggcccccgagCCCGGGGCCGCTCCGCGAGGCCGAGGTCACCGTGGAGATCGGGGAGACCTACCTGTGCCGGCGGGCGGACGGGACCTGGc ACTCGGCCGAGGTAATCCAGTCACGACTCAACGAGCAGGAGGCACGGGAGGAATACTACGTGCACTATGCTGGAT TCAACCGGCGCTTGGATGAGTGGGTTGATAAGAACCGGCTGGCCCTCACCAAGACAGTCAAAGATGCGGTGCAGAAAAACACAGACCAATACATGAACGAGCTGTCCGAGCAACCCGAGCGTAAGATCACCCGCAACCAGAAGCGCAAACATGACGAGATCAACCATGTTCAGAAG ACCTACGCAGAGATGGATCCCACCACAGCTGCGCTGGAGAAGGAGCATGAGGCG ATCACCAAGGTGAAATACGTAGATAAGATCCACATCGGCCACTATGAGATCGACGCCTGGTATTTCTCACCCTTCCCGGAGGATTATGGGAAGCAGCCCAAACTGTGGATCTGCGAGTACTGCCTGAAATACATGAAGTTCGAGAAGAGCTACAGGTACCACCTA GGCCAGTGCCAGTGGAGGCAGCCGCCGGGGAAGGAGATCTACAGGAAGAACAACATCTCTGTCTATGAAGTAGATGGCAAAGATCACAAG ATTTACTGCCAGAACCTGTGTCTCCTGGCCAAGCTCTTCCTAGACCACAAGACCCTCTACTTTGATGTTGAGCCCTTTGTCTTCTACATCCTCACCGAGGTCGACAGGCAGGGCGCCCACATCGTCGGCTACTTCTCCAAG GAGAAGGAGTCTCCAGATGGGAACAACGTGGCCTGTATCCTCACCCTGCCGCCCTACCAAAGACGGGGCTATGGCAAGTTTCTCATCGCTTTCA GCTACGAGCTGTCTAAGCTGGAAAGCACGGTGGGCTCCCCAGAGAAGCCCCTCTCGGACCTGGGCAAGCTGAGCTACCGGAGCTACtggtcctgggtgctgctggagaTCCTGCGGGACTTCCGAGGGACCCTGTCCATTAAAGACCTCAG CCAGATGACCAGCATCACTCAGAACGACATCATCAGCACGCTGCAGTCCCTCAACATGGTGAAGTActggaaggggcagcacgtcatCTGCGTCACGCCCAAGCTGGTGGAGGAGCATCTGAAGAGCGCCCAGTACAAGAAGCCTCCCATCACAG GGAAAGCTCCAAGCTCTTCGCCGGCTGCAAATGCAGGGATTGCGCACCCCTCACTGAAATGTGACCGCTCTGGGGCGGGACGTGCTGGCTAA